A single window of Pseudomonas lijiangensis DNA harbors:
- a CDS encoding DUF58 domain-containing protein, with product MQPYLISQPGIRVSLSELIEMRHRVREVQLFSTPSRRSPLIGLHHSRLRGRGVDFDQVRVYQAGDDVRSIDWRVTARTQEPHTKLFHEERERPIFIMVEQSRRLFFGSGLMFKSVLAAQAAALIGWAALEHNDRIGGLVFGDNEHYEIKPRRSKQCLLQLLNRLVRVNQSLHTEIAADRDAFGIALRRAREVLRPGSLVIVLCDERALSDAAEQQLSLLSRHCDLLLLPVSDPLDRALPAAGLLRFAERGAQLELDTLDPELRKAYRAQGEARSDRWELLAKKLRVLLMPLSTQTAMVEQLRDYLDARRPVKNK from the coding sequence ATGCAACCCTACCTGATTTCACAACCGGGCATTCGTGTCAGCCTCAGCGAGCTGATCGAGATGCGTCATCGCGTGCGGGAAGTGCAGTTGTTCTCCACGCCGAGCAGACGCAGCCCCCTGATCGGTCTGCACCACTCCAGATTGCGCGGACGTGGCGTGGACTTCGATCAGGTGCGGGTCTATCAGGCAGGCGACGATGTGCGCAGCATCGACTGGCGCGTCACGGCCCGGACCCAGGAGCCACATACCAAGCTGTTCCATGAAGAGCGCGAACGCCCGATCTTCATCATGGTGGAGCAAAGCCGTCGCCTGTTCTTCGGTTCAGGGCTGATGTTCAAGTCGGTGCTGGCGGCTCAGGCTGCGGCCCTGATCGGCTGGGCTGCACTGGAGCACAACGACCGGATCGGCGGACTCGTGTTCGGCGACAACGAGCATTACGAAATAAAGCCCCGACGCAGCAAGCAATGTCTGCTGCAACTGCTGAACCGGCTGGTGCGGGTCAATCAGTCGCTGCATACCGAAATCGCCGCAGACCGCGATGCATTCGGTATCGCCTTGCGTCGCGCCCGGGAAGTCTTGCGTCCCGGCAGTCTGGTCATCGTGCTCTGTGACGAACGTGCACTGTCCGATGCTGCCGAACAACAATTGAGCCTGCTGTCACGGCATTGCGACCTGCTGTTGCTGCCTGTCTCCGATCCTCTGGACCGCGCCCTCCCCGCCGCCGGTCTGTTGCGCTTTGCCGAGCGCGGTGCCCAGCTGGAGCTCGACACTCTGGACCCCGAACTGCGCAAGGCCTATCGCGCACAAGGCGAGGCCCGCTCTGATCGCTGGGAACTGCTGGCGAAGAAACTTCGGGTCCTGCTCATGCCCCTGAGCACTCAAACCGCCATGGTCGAGCAGTTGCGTGACTATCTGGATGCCCGACGTCCGGTAAAGAACAAATGA
- a CDS encoding AAA family ATPase, with translation MKILAIRLKNLASLAGPFELDFTAEPLASAGLFAITGPTGAGKSTLLDALCLALFGAIPRLSNIGQSKVPDVEGEITTSDPRTLLRRGTGSGYAEVDFVGIDQRRYRARWETNRARDNAAKKLQASRQTLTDLDSEQILSNQSKREFEQLIEQRLGLNFEQFTRAVMLAQSEFSAFLKADDKERSELLEKLTNTAIYSQLGRRAYSKSKEAEEALKALNAQAGNITPLEPEQRAELEQNLSEAQQQHKAHQAQLRQLELKQQWLTELHRLRDEQLSASESLSSAQQDWDNQQGQRQTLGQLERLGPQRHRFARRIVLNAQLTPLAERISQHQAREITLQAQQQQLESARSSAHARLLEAQQQQNTAKPLLQQAFESQNTLNHLTQELARIVALQQQADQSCAEGQSQLDGLRNQQQQVAERLERIARQLEHSTELAPLAQAWSAWRDRLKSLTLTANRLKHGQDELPALQQRAADADEQLLQQRSELEVLYREADCEADAVTEQTQILGSLLQDNRKQQRAFEELARLWASQQEIDKQLQALAQQQQDAQQERDQLNAEGIQTRDDLKVAEQTLSVTQQLLERQRLARSASVEELREQLQDDQPCPVCGSVEHPWHQPEALLQSLTRHDETEQAGAQKAVDELKEKYNQLREQVGGVIARQKELIRQQERLALQQQELAPDLQAHPLGAQLLDRDAAQRDSWLKQQLSQLNEVISRDEQRQAALLTLQKDAARLQQQVQAAHEASQTAARHVTDQIKQLEADRERLEEELTALATLVSPELLDNLRNDASATVMQLEQRVTQRLDQLEQQGEEQEEQRERQQRIEKEQDAQQNRVQRQAELAEQVQTLSQQQQASQQVLTELLGSHADAQQWQQALEQAVEQARHAETSASQTLQDVHNQLIQLGAELKADQQQLLALEQESRELDGRINEWRSTHQELDDASLESLLTYDDARIDQLRQQLNLSEKALEQAKVRLHEREQRLQQHQAQHSDITDNEQLAAALLQIQIECDVSEQHCADLRARLSEDEQRRNANSELQERIALATGEYQRWARLAALIGSAEGDKFRKIAQAYNLDLLVHHANAQLRQLVRRYRLKRGGSMLGLLVLDTEMGDELRSVHSLSGGETFLVSLALALGLASMASSTLRIESLFIDEGFGSLDPESLQLAMDALDGLQAQGRKVGVISHVQEMHERIPVQIKVRRQGNGLSTIEVGD, from the coding sequence ATGAAAATCCTCGCCATTCGCCTGAAAAACCTCGCCTCTCTGGCCGGGCCGTTCGAACTGGATTTCACCGCAGAGCCCCTGGCCAGTGCCGGCCTGTTCGCTATCACCGGCCCCACCGGCGCAGGCAAGAGCACCTTGCTCGATGCCCTGTGCCTGGCGCTGTTCGGGGCGATTCCGCGACTGAGCAATATCGGCCAGTCCAAGGTCCCGGACGTGGAAGGTGAAATCACCACCAGCGATCCGCGCACCCTGCTGCGCCGTGGCACCGGCAGCGGCTACGCCGAAGTGGATTTTGTCGGCATCGACCAGCGTCGTTACCGCGCCCGCTGGGAAACCAACCGCGCCCGTGACAACGCGGCTAAAAAGCTGCAGGCCAGCCGTCAGACCCTAACCGATCTGGACAGCGAGCAAATCCTCAGCAACCAGAGCAAGCGCGAATTCGAGCAACTGATCGAACAGCGCCTGGGCCTCAACTTCGAGCAGTTCACCCGCGCCGTGATGCTGGCTCAGAGCGAGTTCAGCGCCTTCCTCAAGGCCGATGACAAGGAACGCAGCGAACTGCTGGAAAAGCTGACCAACACCGCCATCTACAGCCAGCTCGGACGCCGCGCCTACAGCAAGAGCAAGGAAGCCGAAGAAGCGCTCAAGGCCCTCAACGCCCAGGCGGGCAACATCACCCCGCTTGAGCCTGAGCAGCGCGCCGAACTGGAACAGAACCTCAGCGAAGCCCAGCAACAGCACAAGGCCCATCAGGCGCAACTGCGACAACTGGAACTCAAGCAACAATGGCTGACCGAACTGCATCGCCTGCGCGATGAACAGCTCAGCGCCAGCGAAAGCCTGAGCAGCGCGCAACAGGACTGGGACAACCAGCAAGGCCAGCGCCAGACCCTCGGCCAACTGGAGCGTCTGGGCCCGCAACGTCATCGCTTCGCCCGCCGCATCGTCCTCAATGCCCAGCTCACGCCGCTGGCCGAGCGCATTAGCCAGCATCAAGCCCGGGAAATCACGCTACAGGCTCAACAGCAGCAACTGGAAAGTGCCCGCAGCAGCGCGCACGCCAGACTGCTCGAAGCCCAGCAGCAACAGAACACTGCCAAACCATTGCTGCAACAGGCCTTTGAAAGCCAGAACACCCTGAACCATCTGACTCAGGAACTGGCCAGGATCGTCGCGCTCCAGCAACAGGCTGACCAGAGTTGCGCAGAGGGCCAGAGCCAACTGGACGGTTTGCGCAATCAGCAGCAACAGGTCGCTGAGCGGCTGGAACGTATCGCCCGGCAACTGGAACACAGCACCGAACTCGCCCCGCTGGCACAAGCCTGGAGCGCCTGGCGCGACCGGCTCAAATCCCTGACGCTGACCGCCAATCGCCTGAAACACGGGCAGGACGAACTACCCGCTCTGCAACAACGTGCCGCCGATGCTGATGAGCAGTTGCTCCAGCAGCGCAGCGAGCTTGAAGTACTGTACCGAGAGGCCGATTGCGAAGCAGACGCTGTCACCGAGCAGACCCAGATTCTGGGCAGCCTGTTGCAGGACAACCGCAAGCAGCAACGCGCCTTTGAGGAACTGGCCCGCCTGTGGGCCAGCCAGCAAGAGATCGATAAACAACTGCAGGCTCTCGCACAGCAGCAACAAGACGCCCAGCAGGAACGCGACCAGCTCAATGCCGAAGGCATCCAGACCCGGGATGATCTGAAAGTTGCCGAGCAGACCCTGAGCGTCACTCAGCAATTACTGGAACGTCAGCGTCTGGCCCGCAGCGCCAGTGTCGAAGAACTGCGCGAACAGTTGCAGGACGACCAGCCGTGCCCGGTGTGCGGCAGCGTCGAACATCCCTGGCATCAGCCCGAAGCATTGCTGCAAAGCCTGACCCGCCACGACGAAACCGAACAGGCCGGCGCCCAGAAAGCGGTGGATGAGTTAAAGGAAAAGTACAACCAGTTGCGCGAGCAGGTGGGCGGCGTCATTGCCCGGCAAAAAGAACTCATTCGCCAGCAGGAAAGACTCGCCCTCCAGCAGCAGGAACTCGCCCCGGACCTGCAAGCCCATCCACTCGGCGCACAACTGCTGGACCGTGATGCCGCACAGCGCGACAGCTGGCTGAAGCAGCAGCTCAGCCAGTTGAACGAAGTCATCAGCCGTGACGAACAGCGTCAGGCTGCATTGCTCACGCTGCAAAAAGACGCTGCGCGCCTGCAACAGCAAGTCCAGGCTGCCCATGAAGCCAGCCAGACCGCCGCACGGCATGTCACTGACCAGATCAAGCAACTGGAAGCAGATCGCGAGCGCCTGGAAGAAGAACTGACAGCACTTGCCACACTGGTATCACCCGAGCTGCTGGACAACCTGCGCAACGACGCTTCGGCCACCGTCATGCAGCTTGAACAACGCGTGACCCAGCGTCTGGACCAGCTCGAACAGCAAGGCGAAGAGCAAGAGGAACAGCGCGAACGCCAGCAGCGCATCGAAAAGGAACAGGATGCGCAACAGAACCGGGTCCAGCGCCAGGCTGAACTGGCTGAACAGGTTCAGACCCTGAGTCAGCAGCAACAGGCCAGCCAGCAGGTGCTCACTGAGTTGCTCGGCTCCCATGCCGATGCCCAGCAGTGGCAACAAGCGCTGGAGCAGGCCGTCGAACAGGCCCGACACGCCGAAACATCGGCAAGCCAGACGTTGCAGGATGTCCACAATCAACTGATTCAGCTCGGCGCCGAACTCAAGGCCGATCAACAGCAGTTGCTGGCTCTGGAGCAGGAGTCCCGCGAACTCGACGGCCGGATCAACGAGTGGCGCAGCACCCATCAGGAACTGGATGACGCTTCGCTTGAAAGCCTGCTGACTTACGACGATGCCCGCATCGATCAGTTGCGCCAGCAATTGAATCTCAGCGAAAAGGCCCTGGAGCAAGCCAAGGTGCGACTGCATGAGCGCGAACAGCGCCTGCAACAGCATCAGGCGCAACACAGCGACATCACCGATAACGAACAATTGGCCGCTGCCCTGCTCCAGATTCAGATTGAATGTGACGTCAGCGAACAACACTGCGCCGACCTGCGCGCCCGGCTGAGCGAAGACGAACAGCGACGCAATGCCAATAGCGAATTGCAGGAACGCATCGCGCTGGCCACAGGCGAGTACCAACGCTGGGCGCGTCTGGCGGCACTGATCGGTTCGGCGGAAGGCGACAAATTCCGCAAGATCGCCCAGGCCTACAACCTCGACCTGCTGGTCCATCACGCCAACGCCCAGCTCAGGCAACTGGTACGCCGCTATCGCCTCAAGCGTGGCGGAAGCATGCTGGGCCTGCTGGTGCTGGATACGGAAATGGGCGACGAACTGCGCTCGGTGCATTCGTTATCGGGCGGCGAAACCTTCCTCGTCTCCCTGGCCCTGGCACTGGGACTGGCGTCGATGGCATCGAGCACCTTGCGTATCGAATCGCTGTTCATCGACGAAGGCTTCGGCAGCCTGGACCCCGAATCCCTGCAACTGGCCATGGACGCCCTGGACGGCCTGCAAGCCCAGGGGCGCAAGGTCGGCGTGATCTCTCACGTACAGGAAATGCATGAGCGGATTCCGGTGCAGATCAAGGTACGTCGACAGGGGAATGGGTTGAGTACGATAGAGGTTGGGGATTGA
- a CDS encoding BatD family protein → MSRVYPLLTGLFLGLVVLSSQAAELIAKVDRTRLNSGETVELTLETSDVTLFGKPDLSALDANFDVRGTRQINRLTTLDGGNQATTRWIITLLPRQSGIVVIPSLQLGELKSQPVSLQVMQSDTQDKGSQLAPVFIETSLDQESVYVQAQAVLTLRIYHSVSLFDDSSLSPLQIAEARVDKLGDSRTYEKLINGVRHGVIETRYAIYPQQSGTLEVPALVFSATLVQTGSQNQEASPFGPQPGRLMRVSSAKVPLNVKPKPADYPADVPWLPARSVTLEESWNPEPGNSQVGDSLTRTIILKAEGLSGSQLPPLPATQVAGLRHYPDQPQLGNLVSERGLIGTREEREALVPNRPGAIDLPTVDVTWWNTREDHLEHSSLPARTLQINNNPGLAVDTPVNNEQGGLTVLGPPVWPWQLSTLLLALTTLLSLILWWRARGQPAVTRAVQTGPSPRTVLDDLKRACTANDPHATRQALDAWARQQPETLADMAARFVPLSDALDGLNGALYSETGKFWMGEDLWRAIRTLPAAERIQDPTGDAGLPPLYPK, encoded by the coding sequence ATGAGTCGTGTGTACCCCCTTTTGACCGGCCTGTTCCTTGGGCTGGTCGTCTTGTCGTCACAGGCAGCGGAGCTGATCGCCAAGGTCGATCGCACGCGCCTCAATTCCGGCGAGACCGTGGAACTGACTCTGGAAACCTCCGATGTCACGCTGTTCGGCAAACCTGACCTGAGCGCTCTGGACGCCAATTTCGATGTGCGCGGCACCCGCCAGATCAACCGGCTGACCACGCTGGATGGCGGCAATCAGGCCACCACCCGCTGGATCATCACCCTGCTGCCCCGCCAGTCGGGCATTGTCGTGATTCCTTCGTTGCAACTGGGCGAGCTGAAAAGCCAGCCCGTGAGCCTGCAGGTCATGCAGAGCGACACCCAGGATAAAGGCAGCCAGTTGGCGCCGGTCTTCATCGAGACGAGCCTGGATCAGGAAAGCGTCTATGTGCAGGCCCAGGCGGTGCTGACCCTGCGCATCTATCACTCGGTATCGCTGTTCGACGATAGCAGCCTGAGCCCCTTGCAGATTGCCGAGGCGCGGGTCGACAAGCTTGGTGACTCACGCACCTACGAAAAACTGATCAATGGCGTACGTCATGGCGTGATCGAAACGCGCTATGCGATCTATCCCCAACAGAGCGGTACTCTGGAAGTTCCGGCATTGGTCTTCAGTGCAACGCTGGTGCAGACCGGCTCACAGAATCAGGAAGCCAGTCCGTTCGGGCCGCAACCGGGCCGGCTTATGCGGGTCAGCTCCGCCAAGGTTCCCCTGAACGTCAAACCCAAGCCTGCGGACTACCCGGCCGATGTGCCCTGGTTGCCAGCCCGCAGCGTGACACTGGAAGAAAGCTGGAACCCCGAACCGGGCAACAGCCAGGTGGGCGATTCCCTGACCCGCACCATCATTCTCAAGGCCGAAGGCCTGTCCGGCTCGCAATTGCCGCCCTTGCCTGCCACGCAGGTAGCGGGCCTGAGGCATTACCCGGATCAACCGCAACTGGGCAATCTGGTCAGCGAGCGCGGCCTGATCGGCACCCGGGAAGAACGTGAAGCGCTGGTCCCCAATCGTCCGGGCGCCATCGACCTGCCCACCGTGGACGTGACCTGGTGGAACACCCGCGAAGATCATCTGGAACACAGCAGCCTCCCTGCACGCACCCTGCAGATCAACAACAATCCGGGGCTGGCGGTGGACACTCCGGTCAACAACGAACAAGGTGGCCTGACAGTCCTGGGTCCGCCGGTCTGGCCGTGGCAACTGAGCACCTTGCTGCTCGCCCTGACCACCCTGCTGAGCCTGATCCTCTGGTGGCGGGCACGTGGCCAGCCAGCGGTGACCCGTGCGGTGCAGACCGGCCCAAGCCCGCGCACCGTCCTGGACGACCTCAAGCGTGCGTGTACCGCCAACGATCCCCATGCAACCCGTCAGGCACTGGATGCCTGGGCACGTCAGCAGCCTGAAACCCTGGCCGACATGGCCGCCCGTTTCGTACCGTTGTCCGATGCGCTGGATGGCTTGAACGGCGCGCTGTACAGCGAAACCGGCAAGTTCTGGATGGGCGAAGACCTGTGGCGCGCCATCCGCACCCTGCCTGCAGCCGAGCGGATACAGGACCCGACGGGCGATGCAGGGTTGCCGCCGCTCTATCCGAAGTGA
- a CDS encoding lactonase family protein, protein MTPAFLPWLALASAISIFPVQAQTMSDTDLLVGSYTQGKSEGIYRFAFNSQTGKIDPAPRQVIRAENPSWLTLSKDGRYLYAVNENGPGQSDVVGKVSSFAIAPKTHQVTALNQVVSKGEEPTHSSLSPDGRYLFVSNYAVQPDPGGSLAVLPVGKDGKLHDVVQTAGPNVASQVNPERQMSSHVHAAVPTPDGKYVVAADLGADKLFVYSYDASQARPLQPASTPSVQLPGGSGPRHILFSSDGKHAWLVLEMSAQVAVFDYLDGEFKQTQLVDLKNQGVQQRNGAGGLHASPDGRFLYVANRGEANQLLVFRIDPTTGQLEELQRRSVEGTEPREFSFDPSGQFMLIANQKSNQIVTVRRDPQTGMLGETVQKIDFDSPSDLHFLTAD, encoded by the coding sequence ATGACTCCTGCGTTCTTGCCGTGGCTGGCGCTTGCCAGTGCAATCAGCATTTTCCCCGTACAGGCTCAAACCATGTCCGATACCGATTTGCTGGTGGGTTCCTACACCCAGGGCAAGAGTGAAGGGATCTACCGTTTTGCTTTCAACAGCCAGACTGGCAAGATCGATCCGGCCCCGCGCCAGGTGATCCGTGCTGAAAACCCTTCCTGGTTGACCCTGTCGAAGGACGGGCGTTACTTGTACGCGGTCAACGAGAACGGTCCGGGGCAGAGCGATGTTGTGGGCAAGGTCAGCAGTTTTGCCATCGCGCCCAAGACTCATCAGGTGACGGCTCTAAATCAGGTCGTGAGCAAAGGCGAGGAGCCGACTCATTCGAGCCTGAGCCCTGATGGGCGTTATCTGTTCGTTTCCAACTATGCCGTACAGCCTGATCCTGGCGGGTCTCTGGCGGTATTGCCGGTGGGCAAGGACGGCAAGCTTCATGACGTCGTGCAAACGGCCGGGCCTAATGTTGCCAGCCAGGTGAATCCTGAGCGGCAGATGTCTTCCCATGTGCATGCCGCAGTGCCGACGCCGGATGGCAAGTACGTGGTTGCTGCCGACCTGGGAGCCGACAAGCTGTTCGTGTACAGCTACGACGCCAGCCAGGCCAGACCTCTGCAACCAGCCAGTACGCCTTCGGTGCAGTTGCCGGGCGGTAGCGGGCCTCGGCATATCCTGTTCAGCAGCGATGGCAAGCATGCCTGGCTGGTTCTGGAAATGTCGGCTCAGGTCGCGGTGTTCGATTACTTGGATGGCGAGTTCAAGCAGACCCAACTGGTCGACCTGAAAAACCAGGGCGTGCAGCAACGCAATGGGGCTGGTGGTCTGCATGCGTCGCCTGATGGCCGTTTCCTGTATGTCGCCAACCGTGGCGAGGCCAATCAACTGCTGGTTTTCCGGATCGATCCGACCACGGGCCAGCTTGAAGAGCTACAACGTCGTTCGGTGGAAGGTACTGAGCCACGGGAATTCAGCTTCGATCCCAGCGGTCAATTCATGCTGATCGCCAACCAGAAGAGCAACCAGATCGTCACGGTTCGCCGCGACCCTCAAACCGGAATGCTGGGTGAGACGGTGCAGAAAATCGATTTCGATTCACCTTCGGATCTGCATTTCCTGACCGCCGATTGA
- a CDS encoding DUF5629 family protein, producing the protein MTTAPTTLLAALQTSTMLEIDGLHAWEFSLADDLNIECMDGRERKVWRFSLAQIQAATFDEGLQSWVVNDGNADHRIICLDAFTPNDEDESDLD; encoded by the coding sequence ATGACAACCGCACCCACCACCCTGCTCGCCGCTCTGCAAACCTCCACAATGCTGGAAATCGACGGGCTTCACGCCTGGGAGTTTTCCCTGGCCGATGATCTGAATATCGAGTGCATGGATGGTCGTGAGCGCAAGGTATGGCGTTTCAGCCTGGCGCAGATTCAGGCGGCGACTTTCGATGAAGGCCTGCAAAGCTGGGTCGTCAACGATGGCAATGCCGATCACCGCATCATCTGCCTCGATGCGTTCACTCCCAACGATGAAGATGAAAGCGATCTGGATTAA
- a CDS encoding vWA domain-containing protein, which translates to MFEFAWPWVFALLPLPWLMRFVLPIADSGEAALKVSFLNELEELSGRRAKANLPAWRQRLPLLLIWLLLLIAAARPQWLGEPLPIAASGRDLLVAVDVSGSMDYPDMQWKGEDVSRLVLVQNLLGDFLENRQGDRVGLILFGSQAFLQAPLTFDRRTVRVWLDEARIGIAGKNTAIGDAIGLALKRLRLRPANSRVLVLVTDGANNGGQIDPITAARLAAEEGVKIYPIGIGSDPDSSGVQSMLGLNPSLDLDEPTLKEIAAISGGQYFRARDGEELRKIRLTLDSLEPVAQQPTQARPAMALYQWPLAAALLGSVLLVFVDLWANNALQRLLNQQRLVRLRKRLERIRRPR; encoded by the coding sequence ATGTTTGAGTTCGCCTGGCCATGGGTCTTCGCCCTGCTGCCATTGCCCTGGCTGATGCGTTTTGTGCTGCCCATTGCAGACAGCGGCGAAGCGGCGCTCAAGGTCAGCTTTCTCAACGAACTCGAAGAACTCAGCGGACGACGTGCCAAGGCCAACCTGCCCGCCTGGCGGCAACGCTTGCCACTGCTGCTGATCTGGCTGTTACTGCTGATCGCAGCAGCACGCCCACAATGGCTGGGCGAACCACTGCCCATCGCCGCCAGCGGCCGGGATCTGCTGGTGGCCGTGGATGTGTCCGGCTCAATGGACTATCCCGACATGCAGTGGAAAGGCGAAGACGTCAGCCGTCTGGTACTGGTCCAGAATCTGCTGGGCGACTTTCTCGAAAACCGCCAGGGTGATCGCGTCGGTCTGATCCTGTTTGGCAGCCAGGCATTTCTGCAAGCGCCCCTGACCTTCGACCGCCGTACCGTCCGCGTCTGGCTGGATGAAGCCAGGATCGGCATCGCCGGCAAAAACACTGCGATTGGCGATGCCATCGGCCTTGCTCTCAAGCGCTTGCGCCTGCGCCCGGCCAACAGCCGTGTGCTGGTACTGGTGACTGACGGTGCCAATAACGGCGGGCAGATCGATCCGATAACCGCCGCACGGCTGGCAGCCGAGGAAGGTGTGAAAATCTACCCCATCGGCATCGGCTCCGATCCCGACAGCAGCGGTGTGCAGAGCATGCTCGGCCTGAACCCGAGCCTGGATCTGGATGAGCCCACACTCAAGGAAATAGCCGCCATCAGCGGTGGTCAGTATTTCCGCGCCCGTGACGGCGAAGAACTGCGAAAGATCCGCCTGACCCTGGACTCACTGGAGCCTGTTGCCCAGCAACCCACCCAGGCACGCCCGGCCATGGCGCTTTATCAGTGGCCGCTGGCGGCCGCGCTGCTGGGTAGCGTGTTGCTGGTCTTCGTCGATCTGTGGGCCAACAACGCCCTGCAACGTCTGCTCAACCAGCAACGGCTGGTGCGTCTTCGCAAACGTCTGGAACGTATCCGGAGGCCACGATGA
- a CDS encoding exonuclease SbcCD subunit D, producing MRLFHTSDWHLGQNLHGQERDFEHASFLSWLLARLAERQPDVLLIAGDIFDTVNPPVKAQERLYDFIVNAHEQQPLLTIVMIAGNHDSGSRIELPAPLMRRLRTHALGRVLWLDDGSLDAERLLLPLPDAKGDIKAWCLALPFLRPAEVTGAILGDDYLRGIAQVHELLIEAANAKRQPGQALIAISHAHMAGGSVSEDSERSLIIGNAEALPASLFGPSITYVALGHLHKPQRVNGEDRIRYSGSPIPLSFSEIDYKHQILEINCDGEQLVSVEPRLIPRAVNLQRLGPAPLAELLLKLKELPDIDLLADIDRQPWLEVRVRLDEPQPDLRNQIETALQGKAVRLVRIGAEYAGHGSRNGGDEESTLIELGQLTPQELFSRVWEENFGNAVDEQTLTDFATLLREVQQESEQP from the coding sequence ATGCGTTTGTTTCACACCTCCGACTGGCATCTGGGTCAGAACCTCCACGGTCAGGAGCGGGACTTCGAACACGCCAGCTTTCTGAGCTGGCTGCTGGCCCGTCTGGCCGAGCGCCAACCTGATGTGCTGCTGATCGCAGGCGATATCTTCGATACGGTCAACCCGCCGGTCAAAGCCCAGGAGCGCCTGTACGACTTCATCGTCAACGCCCATGAGCAACAACCGTTGCTGACCATCGTCATGATTGCCGGTAACCACGACTCAGGCTCACGCATCGAATTGCCTGCTCCGCTGATGCGCCGCTTGCGCACTCACGCACTGGGGCGGGTGTTGTGGCTGGATGACGGCTCGCTGGATGCAGAGCGCCTGCTGCTGCCGTTGCCGGATGCAAAAGGTGACATCAAGGCATGGTGCCTGGCCTTGCCGTTTCTGCGCCCGGCCGAAGTCACGGGTGCGATCCTGGGTGACGACTACCTGCGCGGCATTGCCCAGGTTCATGAACTGCTGATCGAGGCTGCCAACGCAAAACGTCAGCCGGGCCAGGCCCTGATCGCTATCAGCCATGCACACATGGCCGGTGGCTCGGTGTCCGAAGACTCCGAGCGCAGCCTGATCATCGGCAATGCCGAAGCCCTGCCCGCCAGCCTGTTCGGGCCGAGTATCACCTACGTCGCCCTTGGCCATTTGCACAAGCCCCAGCGGGTCAACGGTGAAGATCGCATTCGCTACAGCGGTTCGCCCATTCCGTTGTCATTCTCGGAAATCGACTACAAACACCAGATTCTGGAAATCAACTGCGACGGCGAGCAACTGGTCAGTGTCGAGCCGCGCCTGATCCCCCGTGCCGTCAACCTGCAACGCCTCGGCCCTGCCCCGCTGGCCGAACTGCTGCTGAAACTCAAGGAACTGCCGGACATCGACCTGCTGGCCGACATCGACCGCCAGCCCTGGCTGGAAGTGCGCGTGCGTCTGGACGAGCCGCAACCGGACCTGCGCAACCAGATAGAAACCGCCCTGCAAGGCAAGGCCGTGCGTCTGGTGCGTATCGGTGCCGAATATGCCGGTCATGGCAGCCGCAACGGCGGCGATGAAGAATCAACCCTGATCGAACTGGGGCAACTCACGCCTCAGGAGCTGTTCAGCCGTGTCTGGGAGGAAAACTTCGGCAACGCGGTGGACGAACAGACCCTCACCGATTTCGCCACGCTGCTGCGTGAAGTTCAGCAGGAGAGCGAACAGCCATGA
- a CDS encoding DUF4381 domain-containing protein: MNPLDQLQPLITPAPIGFWPPAPGWWFLMALIPAVAWGFWRLRVLLPVKASQRRGEQPLDPVRLAALAELASLPKPYDGAPAGAWLQQINGLLKRVCRNHYPHSQSHTLNGRKWLAFLDNRCPAAGLTRWMVLVEGGYKPECKLDDKAILGLTQSVETWIRKHV, translated from the coding sequence ATGAACCCTCTGGATCAGTTGCAACCCTTGATCACACCCGCGCCCATCGGCTTCTGGCCGCCGGCACCGGGCTGGTGGTTTCTGATGGCGCTCATACCGGCCGTGGCCTGGGGCTTCTGGCGACTGCGTGTGCTGCTGCCGGTCAAGGCCAGCCAGCGTCGCGGCGAACAACCTCTGGACCCGGTGCGGCTTGCAGCACTGGCCGAACTGGCCAGCCTGCCCAAACCCTATGACGGCGCACCGGCCGGAGCGTGGCTGCAACAGATCAACGGTCTGCTCAAGCGTGTGTGCCGCAACCACTACCCTCACAGCCAGAGCCACACCCTCAACGGTCGCAAATGGCTGGCCTTTCTCGACAACCGCTGCCCCGCTGCCGGCCTGACCCGCTGGATGGTTCTGGTCGAAGGTGGCTATAAACCCGAATGCAAGCTCGACGACAAGGCCATCCTCGGCCTGACCCAGTCGGTCGAAACCTGGATTCGCAAACATGTTTGA